A part of Chanodichthys erythropterus isolate Z2021 chromosome 4, ASM2448905v1, whole genome shotgun sequence genomic DNA contains:
- the pigc gene encoding phosphatidylinositol N-acetylglucosaminyltransferase subunit C, producing MGADSGPGAPAAVPWRKVLYERQPFPDNYVDRRFLEELRRNIRVRQYRYWAVVRETGLIAQQVSCVAVVLTLWSYMEQGDLEPSVVLWVCLGCALLGYGLYEILGDARVRERTRLADLQSATIFLAFTFGFSPVLKTLTESVSTDTVYAMSAVMLLAHLVSFPYAQPSPPGSLSLNAALFGSVCLASRLPGALHTFTMLSCALLVFALWPCLLHRMREKAEWSFPWAAVLVCLAGVGGLGSLWPEGALLLSLALITLTLLCPLSLVLLQRHKDNIHGPWDEAEIREDLSRFLN from the coding sequence ATGGGGGCAGACAGCGGTCCGGGAGCTCCTGCAGCTGTCCCGTGGCGTAAAGTGCTGTATGAACGCCAGCCTTTCCCAGACAACTATGTGGACCGGCGTTTTCTGGAGGAGCTGCGGCGCAACATCCGTGTCCGTCAGTACCGCTACTGGGCGGTAGTGCGAGAGACGGGGCTCATCGCACAGCAGGTGTCCTGCGTGGCTGTCGTTCTCACATTATGGTCTTATATGGAGCAGGGAGACCTGGAGCCATCCGTGGTGTTGTGGGTCTGTCTGGGCTGTGCTCTGCTGGGCTACGGCCTCTACGAGATCCTGGGAGACGCTCGTGTTCGGGAGCGCACACGCCTGGCTGACCTGCAGAGCGCCACCATCTTCCTGGCATTTACCTTTGGGTTCTCTCCTGTGTTAAAGACTCTGACCGAGTCGGTTAGCACGGATACTGTGTACGCCATGTCAGCCGTGATGCTCCTGGCTCACTTGGTGTCCTTCCCGTACGCTCAGCCCAGTCCGCCGGGCAGTCTTTCCCTCAACGCGGCTCTTTTCGGGTCGGTGTGCCTGGCGTCCCGGCTGCCTGGCGCCCTGCATACCTTCACCATGCTGAGCTGCGCCCTCCTGGTGTTCGCTCTCTGGCCCTGCCTGCTGCACCGCATGCGGGAGAAGGCGGAGTGGAGCTTCCCGTGGGCAGCGGTGCTGGTGTGTCTGGCTGGAGTCGGGGGTCTGGGTAGCCTGTGGCCAGAGGGGGCGCTGCTTCTCTCTCTGGCTCTGATAACGTTAACATTACTCTGTCCACTGTCACTAGTCCTCCTGCAGAGGCACAAGGACAATATCCACGGTCCTTGGGACGAGGCGGAGATCAGAGAGGACCTGTCCCGCTTCCTAAACTGA
- the tmed5 gene encoding transmembrane emp24 domain-containing protein 5 produces the protein MKMRWSTEVLRVCVACLSLCVSVISAFSQSLDSDFTFTLPAGRKECFFQSMKKDASLEIEYQVLDGASLDVDFNLHSPSGHVVASDYRKSDGVHTVETEEGDYMFCFDNTFSAVSEKVIFFELILDNMGDGEESEDWKAYVQGADLLDMKLEDIMDTINSVKSRLGKSLQIQTLLRAFEARDRNLQESNYDRVNMWSCTNLVVMVIVSCIQVYLLRSLFDDKRKVRT, from the exons ATGAAGATGCGGTGGAGTACAGAGGtgttgagagtgtgtgtggcgTGTTTGTcgctgtgtgtgtctgtgataAGCGCTTTCTCTCAGTCTCTGGACAGTGATTTTACCTTCACTCTACCCGCCGGACGCAAAGAGTGCTTCTTCCAGAGTATGAAGAAAGACGCGTCACTGGAGATCGAGTACCAG GTTCTGGATGGAGCCAGTCTAGATGTGGACTTCAACTTGCACTCGCCCAGCGGTCACGTGGTAGCCTCTGACTACAGAAAATCTGATGGGGTTCATAC AGTGGAAACAGAAGAGGGAGACTACATGTTCTGCTTTGATAACACATTCAGTGCTGTTTCTGAGAAAGTCATCTTTTTTGAGTTGATTTTGGACAATATGGGTGATGGTGAGGAATCGGAGGACTGGAAAGCATACGTTCAGGGAGCAGACCTTCTGGACATGAAGCTGGAGGATATCATG GACACAATCAACAGCGTGAAATCTCGACTGGGTAAGAGTCTTCAGATCCAGACATTGCTGAGAGCCTTCGAAGCCCGTGACCGCAACCTGCAAGAGAGCAACTACGATCGAGTCAACATGTGGTCGTGTACCAACCTTGTTGTCATGGTGATCGTGTCTTGCATACAGGTTTACTTGCTGCGCAGCCTCTTCGACGACAAGAGGAAAGTGCGCACGTAG